The following proteins come from a genomic window of Streptomyces sp. NBC_01571:
- a CDS encoding Mur ligase domain-containing protein, translated as MPDTLRPLAGRHVHFNGIGGKGIAPAAALAHQAQMRVTGDDLEPNHRTHAFAAEGINVTLGTNTVPEGAEYLVATGALPRQSSGPQPMARLEFVQHLLAAHDKKLIAVAGSLGKSTAAALLHQILSPLDPSAYIGADVPGLFCGGQLAAGEWAVVEACEYQGAYRALTPEIVIALNLVQNHEDLFGPGTAGFERSLAAFLTETSTPPSMVVLPDDVAALLTPRLTGTAGMTVQTVGEDADWNVDVTSIDPTGTTFRLAQHGTYAGTWTVPAPGRHLVTAAACSLVTSLHLGVSHADSAEALVGFRLPRRRMSTMHHDDRLVLVDDNARQPGQAAALLQALRQAHPDRHLVIAVAPWGRKNRRDLAAWALGLSEADTVWILPVGDAAVPGGEAPDADARLAELIRLEGTPAYTVRPDGDLPLPAGPDTTALLVATAGYDGSLKTFSALHDQTIARFGADPAPAA; from the coding sequence ATGCCTGACACCCTGCGCCCGCTCGCCGGTCGGCACGTCCACTTCAACGGCATCGGCGGCAAGGGCATCGCCCCCGCCGCCGCCCTCGCCCACCAGGCCCAGATGCGCGTCACCGGCGACGACCTCGAACCCAACCACCGCACCCACGCCTTCGCCGCCGAAGGCATCAACGTCACCCTTGGCACCAATACCGTCCCCGAGGGCGCCGAGTACCTCGTCGCCACCGGCGCTCTCCCGCGCCAGTCGAGCGGCCCACAGCCGATGGCCCGCCTGGAGTTCGTCCAGCACCTCCTGGCCGCCCACGACAAGAAGCTGATCGCGGTTGCCGGATCTCTCGGCAAGTCCACCGCCGCCGCCCTGCTCCACCAGATCCTCAGCCCGCTGGACCCCTCCGCTTACATCGGCGCCGACGTCCCCGGACTGTTCTGCGGCGGCCAGCTCGCGGCCGGTGAGTGGGCCGTCGTCGAGGCGTGCGAGTACCAGGGCGCCTACCGGGCACTCACCCCGGAAATCGTCATCGCCCTGAACCTGGTCCAAAACCACGAGGACCTCTTCGGACCCGGCACCGCCGGGTTCGAGCGCAGCCTCGCCGCCTTCCTCACCGAGACGTCCACCCCGCCGAGCATGGTCGTGCTCCCCGACGACGTCGCCGCCCTGCTCACCCCGCGCCTTACCGGAACGGCGGGAATGACGGTGCAGACCGTGGGCGAGGACGCCGACTGGAACGTCGACGTCACCTCCATCGACCCCACCGGCACCACGTTCCGCCTCGCCCAGCACGGCACCTACGCCGGCACATGGACCGTTCCCGCCCCGGGCCGTCACCTGGTCACCGCCGCCGCCTGCTCCCTGGTCACCTCCCTGCACCTGGGCGTCAGCCACGCCGACAGCGCCGAGGCACTCGTCGGCTTCCGGCTCCCGCGCCGCCGGATGAGCACCATGCACCACGACGACCGGCTGGTCCTCGTCGATGACAACGCGCGCCAGCCCGGCCAGGCCGCCGCCCTCCTCCAGGCCCTGCGCCAGGCCCACCCCGACCGGCACCTCGTCATTGCCGTCGCCCCCTGGGGCCGCAAGAACCGGCGCGACCTCGCCGCATGGGCGCTCGGCCTGTCCGAGGCGGACACCGTGTGGATCCTGCCCGTCGGTGACGCCGCAGTCCCCGGCGGTGAAGCGCCCGACGCCGATGCCCGTCTCGCCGAACTGATCCGTCTGGAGGGCACCCCCGCCTACACCGTCCGCCCTGACGGCGATCTGCCACTCCCGGCCGGCCCGGACACCACGGCCCTGCTGGTGGCCACCGCCGGGTACGACGGGAGTCTGAAAACTTTCTCCGCCCTGCACGACCAGACCATCGCCCGCTTCGGCGCCGACCCCGCCCCGGCCGCATGA
- a CDS encoding phosphotransferase, translating into MNENENGWRFVKKRTAADGAVYVSADNTRYRRTGGAELQGEAAFQRRIADLDYPVPHVLEEGFTDDGHYYVVEESLGDQTLHDRAVASLDGSRDLHDDIVDTAGQVAARLLLAQAAHLVQPTPGALRQWLDSAGFTQNVFQENPDLDNTRTHAALDHALDRLGTVPLVAGHLDYGLPNVLSAGVIDWQHHGLVPLGYDVLPALEIIAFKGGNKGYTASPGQRRRYLAALDDASLNATGQPVSQNLGAYLLVKALFFLALMRPTDPSRTDKHLKWQYRRHLFTKGLEQHERTGTVDTALFPSLNDFAAGHRAGDHP; encoded by the coding sequence ATGAACGAGAACGAGAACGGCTGGCGGTTCGTCAAGAAGCGGACCGCCGCCGACGGCGCGGTGTACGTCTCCGCCGACAACACGCGCTACCGGCGTACCGGCGGAGCCGAGCTCCAAGGGGAGGCCGCATTCCAGCGCCGGATCGCAGACCTGGACTACCCGGTGCCGCACGTCCTGGAGGAGGGCTTCACTGACGACGGCCACTACTACGTCGTGGAGGAATCCCTGGGCGACCAGACCCTCCACGACCGTGCGGTGGCGTCACTGGACGGCAGCCGCGACCTGCACGACGACATCGTCGACACCGCCGGGCAGGTCGCCGCCCGGCTGCTGCTCGCCCAGGCCGCCCATCTTGTCCAGCCCACGCCCGGCGCGTTGCGGCAGTGGCTGGACAGCGCCGGGTTCACCCAGAACGTCTTCCAGGAGAACCCCGACCTGGACAACACCCGCACGCACGCCGCGCTCGATCACGCGCTGGACCGCCTGGGCACGGTCCCGCTGGTGGCCGGCCACCTCGACTACGGCCTGCCCAACGTCCTGTCGGCCGGAGTCATCGACTGGCAGCACCACGGCCTCGTGCCACTCGGATACGACGTCCTTCCTGCCCTGGAAATCATCGCCTTCAAGGGCGGCAACAAGGGCTACACCGCCAGCCCCGGCCAGCGGCGCCGCTACCTCGCAGCGCTGGACGACGCGAGCCTGAACGCAACCGGACAGCCGGTCAGCCAGAACCTGGGCGCCTACCTGCTCGTCAAGGCCCTGTTCTTCCTCGCCCTGATGCGGCCCACCGACCCCTCCCGCACGGACAAGCACCTGAAGTGGCAGTACCGCCGTCACCTCTTCACGAAGGGACTCGAGCAGCATGAGCGCACCGGGACGGTCGATACCGCCCTCTTCCCCAGCCTCAACGACTTCGCCGCTGGGCACCGCGCTGGCGACCATCCGTGA
- a CDS encoding ParA family protein, translating to MSRVLAVYSEKGGVGKSALSAGLVAAARKRKLGVIAGDLDPRGTFTAELGISTDEAPAFSMNDLLALDPQGETGLAADAFAEAGKAWSGVQVIAAERALANRETDNVAVGLEFRLRLGLKGVIGPDMVGVLDLPPRAGGKLVTSALVAATDVLIPATLDEDGRIGAAEALNTIKLVKDLGMNPDLRVVGIIPSIVPGGRSTLKDAIGEFLADTYGSLYRDDLVIPRHSVRQQTRFACVPITDASGREAQALSEAYDRILTASGVEA from the coding sequence ATGAGCAGAGTGCTGGCGGTGTACAGCGAGAAGGGCGGTGTGGGCAAAAGCGCCCTATCCGCGGGCCTTGTTGCGGCCGCACGGAAACGGAAGCTCGGTGTCATCGCGGGGGACCTCGATCCGCGAGGAACCTTCACGGCAGAGCTGGGCATTTCCACCGACGAGGCTCCGGCATTCTCCATGAACGACCTGCTGGCGCTGGATCCGCAGGGAGAGACCGGCCTGGCCGCGGATGCGTTCGCCGAAGCTGGGAAGGCTTGGTCAGGCGTGCAGGTCATCGCTGCGGAGCGGGCTCTCGCGAACCGGGAGACAGACAACGTGGCTGTCGGCCTGGAGTTCCGGCTGCGCCTGGGTCTAAAGGGCGTAATCGGGCCGGACATGGTCGGCGTTCTGGACCTGCCGCCTCGAGCCGGCGGGAAGCTGGTGACGTCTGCTCTCGTGGCGGCCACCGACGTGCTCATCCCGGCGACGCTGGACGAGGACGGCCGTATCGGCGCAGCGGAAGCGCTGAACACGATCAAGCTCGTCAAGGACTTGGGCATGAACCCGGACTTGAGGGTGGTCGGGATCATCCCTTCGATAGTGCCGGGCGGCCGCAGCACGCTGAAGGACGCCATAGGGGAGTTCCTGGCGGACACCTACGGGTCTCTCTATCGGGACGACCTGGTGATCCCCCGCCACTCGGTGCGCCAGCAGACACGGTTCGCATGTGTGCCGATCACCGATGCGTCGGGCCGTGAGGCGCAGGCACTCAGCGAGGCATACGACCGGATCCTTACGGCGTCAGGAGTGGAAGCGTGA
- a CDS encoding PEP-utilizing enzyme, with translation MSAAAVARHLVAQHRVPLAGPRPGLVPWQVGEMRARLLLGGKDVSLRRLAPLLAGVRVDAGLSVLWQRWEQDSHQVIAEVSAQYPGRAVIVRSCSDGEDGWEQSGAGAYLSVPVPMPAAPGAIADAVREVFASYCAHGPDARVLVQEWLDPVQAAGVVTTRTLAGAPYYTATLDLVSGRTDTVTAGTAQGAQTWYVRRPQGRVRGPRPGMPSAGRQLLDAAVETERCAGTSRLDVELALADGAVHLLQARPLAAARAVGDERVHAMVDAAQRQLADLAGRRALAPGGPGVVLSTMADWNPAEMLGRRPSPLAASLYAALITDRTWAEQRAAYGYRDLRGTRLMHMVAGSPYVDALASLASFVPAGLDEPLAAAVLRAMGERLVTDPGAHDKVEFEIAATCWTPRVADRTAYLAGAGIGSSARRRLHEQLLAVTRGGVQRLLDDAAWLEQAAAPTRADAGAGRLAATLNGARTAALRFAHLARAGFVATDLLRVLEAEGLADRREEWMHGLGTPAAALRRDACEVTVGRLDWEAFVDRYRWIRPGTYDLAVPAYGDDPEGYLRPLLTVPWDEPSAAAAPWSGRNSGAVTRAVAPLGLDANGLEAFCRAGITGREYGKALYAQWVSAVLEAARAHGRTNGLPSGDVRFLRIGDLLAGAPGRWPGLVTRRRANAAVCALVELPDLVTAPQALDCFVRGPGRANFVTSGQASGPVHTNPAPSYPPPPGVVIVLEAADPGYDWVFAHRPGALVTAYGGANSHMAIRCAELGVPAAIGVGTATHALVAAARSVAVDAAAGRVDVLS, from the coding sequence ATGAGCGCGGCCGCGGTGGCTCGGCACCTGGTGGCGCAGCACCGGGTGCCGCTGGCCGGGCCACGGCCGGGGCTGGTTCCCTGGCAGGTCGGCGAGATGCGGGCGCGGCTGCTCCTGGGCGGCAAGGACGTATCGCTGCGGAGGCTGGCGCCGCTGCTGGCCGGGGTCCGGGTGGACGCTGGGCTGTCGGTGCTCTGGCAGCGGTGGGAGCAGGATTCCCACCAGGTCATCGCCGAGGTGTCCGCCCAGTACCCGGGGCGGGCGGTGATCGTTCGGTCCTGCTCGGACGGAGAGGACGGGTGGGAGCAGTCGGGTGCGGGCGCTTACCTGAGCGTGCCCGTGCCCATGCCCGCGGCCCCCGGCGCGATCGCCGACGCGGTGCGGGAGGTGTTCGCCTCTTACTGTGCCCACGGGCCTGACGCCCGGGTCCTGGTCCAGGAGTGGCTGGATCCGGTGCAGGCGGCCGGGGTGGTCACCACCCGGACTTTGGCGGGCGCCCCGTACTACACGGCGACCCTCGATCTGGTCTCGGGCCGCACGGACACTGTGACCGCGGGGACGGCCCAGGGGGCACAGACCTGGTACGTACGGCGCCCACAGGGCCGTGTGCGCGGGCCTCGGCCCGGTATGCCGTCTGCCGGGCGGCAGTTGCTGGACGCGGCTGTAGAGACCGAGCGGTGCGCGGGGACAAGCCGTCTCGATGTGGAGCTCGCGCTCGCCGACGGTGCGGTGCACCTGCTCCAGGCCCGTCCGCTGGCGGCAGCACGAGCTGTCGGGGACGAGCGTGTGCACGCGATGGTCGACGCCGCACAGCGTCAGCTCGCCGACTTGGCCGGCCGTCGGGCTCTCGCCCCGGGTGGGCCCGGGGTGGTGTTGTCGACGATGGCGGACTGGAACCCGGCCGAGATGCTCGGCCGCCGCCCATCCCCGCTGGCCGCATCGCTGTACGCCGCGCTGATCACCGACCGGACCTGGGCCGAACAGCGCGCCGCCTACGGCTACCGGGATCTGCGGGGCACCCGGCTGATGCACATGGTTGCGGGATCCCCGTACGTCGACGCGCTCGCGAGTCTCGCCTCGTTCGTCCCGGCCGGGTTGGACGAGCCCCTTGCGGCCGCGGTGCTACGGGCGATGGGCGAGCGGCTGGTGACGGATCCGGGGGCGCACGACAAGGTCGAATTCGAGATCGCGGCGACGTGCTGGACTCCGCGGGTCGCGGACCGGACGGCATACCTGGCCGGGGCTGGGATCGGCAGCAGCGCGCGGCGGCGGCTGCACGAGCAGCTGCTGGCCGTCACGCGCGGCGGGGTCCAGCGTCTCTTGGACGATGCCGCGTGGCTGGAGCAAGCGGCCGCACCCACGCGGGCTGACGCCGGCGCGGGGCGGCTCGCGGCGACGCTGAACGGAGCCCGGACGGCGGCGTTGAGGTTCGCGCACCTGGCCCGGGCGGGATTCGTGGCCACCGACCTGCTGCGTGTCCTGGAGGCAGAGGGGCTGGCCGACCGTCGAGAGGAGTGGATGCACGGTCTGGGCACCCCGGCCGCGGCGCTGCGGCGCGACGCCTGCGAGGTCACGGTCGGGCGGCTGGACTGGGAGGCGTTCGTGGACCGCTACCGGTGGATCCGGCCGGGCACGTACGACCTGGCTGTGCCCGCATACGGCGACGACCCGGAGGGCTACCTGCGGCCCTTGCTCACCGTCCCTTGGGACGAGCCGAGCGCGGCCGCGGCGCCGTGGAGCGGCAGGAACTCCGGTGCAGTCACGCGCGCGGTGGCGCCGCTGGGGCTGGACGCGAACGGGCTGGAAGCGTTCTGCCGCGCCGGGATCACCGGCCGGGAGTACGGCAAGGCGCTGTACGCGCAGTGGGTCAGTGCGGTGCTGGAGGCCGCTCGCGCCCACGGCCGGACAAATGGGCTGCCCAGCGGGGACGTCCGGTTCCTGCGCATCGGTGACCTTCTCGCGGGCGCCCCGGGCCGGTGGCCGGGCCTGGTCACCCGGCGCCGGGCGAACGCCGCGGTGTGCGCCCTCGTTGAACTGCCTGACCTGGTCACCGCTCCGCAGGCGCTCGACTGCTTCGTGCGGGGGCCGGGCCGGGCCAATTTCGTCACCAGCGGGCAGGCCTCCGGGCCCGTGCACACCAACCCGGCCCCGTCGTATCCACCCCCGCCCGGGGTGGTGATCGTTCTGGAGGCGGCCGACCCGGGATACGACTGGGTCTTCGCCCACCGGCCCGGGGCTCTGGTCACCGCCTACGGCGGCGCCAACTCCCATATGGCGATCCGGTGCGCCGAACTCGGCGTCCCGGCCGCGATCGGCGTCGGCACAGCCACCCACGCCCTGGTGGCCGCGGCCCGCTCGGTGGCCGTGGACGCGGCGGCCGGGCGTGTGGACGTGCTGTCGTGA
- a CDS encoding gamma-glutamyl-gamma-aminobutyrate hydrolase family protein (Members of this family of hydrolases with an active site Cys residue belong to MEROPS family C26.), translated as MTRPGGWIAVTQRRVRFAERGEEGDYLDARWMPLLAGHRVALVPNDVGAARALLAGLPLTAIVLSGGNDLPSAPGATDHAPTRDAVEDWLLHHAEQHGTTVIGICRGAQAIAMRAGARLTDDAPRHAGTRHQVTAVRATAWSWPAAFTVTSHHRHVLPTGSWPAVLPVIAVADGGDTVEAFTHACLPWWGLMWHPEREQPPGPATRALSHLLTHAPQSV; from the coding sequence GTGACCCGGCCGGGCGGCTGGATCGCCGTCACCCAGCGGCGGGTGCGGTTCGCCGAGCGCGGCGAGGAGGGCGACTACCTGGACGCGCGGTGGATGCCGCTGCTGGCCGGTCACCGGGTGGCGCTGGTGCCCAACGACGTCGGCGCGGCCCGCGCGCTGCTGGCCGGGCTGCCGTTGACCGCGATCGTCCTGTCCGGCGGCAACGACCTACCATCCGCCCCGGGCGCCACCGACCACGCGCCGACCCGCGACGCGGTCGAGGACTGGCTGCTCCACCACGCCGAACAACACGGCACCACGGTCATCGGGATCTGTCGCGGAGCGCAAGCGATCGCGATGCGTGCCGGTGCCCGTCTGACCGACGACGCACCACGGCACGCCGGAACCCGGCACCAGGTCACCGCCGTTCGAGCCACTGCGTGGAGCTGGCCGGCAGCGTTCACCGTGACCTCCCACCACCGCCACGTCCTGCCCACCGGCTCCTGGCCCGCCGTGCTGCCGGTGATCGCCGTAGCCGACGGCGGCGACACCGTGGAGGCGTTCACCCACGCATGTCTGCCCTGGTGGGGGCTGATGTGGCACCCCGAGCGTGAGCAGCCGCCGGGGCCCGCGACCCGCGCCCTGTCCCACCTGCTCACGCACGCTCCCCAATCCGTCTGA
- a CDS encoding NTP transferase domain-containing protein, which translates to MRAVILAAGRGSRLGSLSDSRPKPLLPLAGVPLLTRLLHSLNAAGCDPVTLVTGYRPAELAAHASGARTVHNPRWEHTSIAASLLAAADAGALDHGAVITYGDIVVEPRVFAALLAAPAADVCLPVNTGWLTLWQARMSDPLDDCERILIDPQGLLVDIGGTPAALDEVHAQFMGILRLSAAGAADLTGFYRRSLHTDTAAARWDTTALLAAWLAAGGRATTVPVDGGWLEIDTAHDRDIYEHLHTAGQLTGLCDLATTLPTDQGDTTHA; encoded by the coding sequence ATGCGCGCTGTCATCCTTGCTGCGGGCCGGGGCTCACGCCTGGGCTCCCTGAGCGACTCCCGTCCGAAACCGCTGCTGCCGCTCGCCGGGGTTCCGCTGCTGACCCGGCTCCTGCACAGCCTCAACGCGGCCGGGTGCGACCCGGTCACGCTCGTCACCGGCTACCGTCCGGCCGAACTGGCCGCCCACGCCAGCGGCGCCCGCACCGTGCACAACCCCCGCTGGGAGCACACCAGCATCGCCGCCAGCCTCCTGGCCGCCGCCGACGCGGGAGCCCTCGACCACGGCGCCGTCATCACCTACGGGGACATCGTCGTGGAACCCCGCGTGTTCGCCGCCCTGCTCGCGGCGCCCGCTGCGGACGTGTGCCTCCCGGTGAACACCGGGTGGCTGACGCTGTGGCAGGCCCGGATGAGCGATCCGCTCGACGACTGCGAGCGGATCCTGATCGACCCGCAGGGGCTGCTGGTGGACATCGGCGGCACCCCGGCCGCACTGGACGAGGTCCATGCCCAGTTCATGGGCATCCTGCGTCTCAGCGCCGCCGGTGCCGCTGACCTCACCGGCTTCTACCGCCGATCCCTGCACACGGACACGGCCGCGGCCCGGTGGGACACCACCGCCCTGCTTGCCGCCTGGCTCGCGGCCGGCGGCCGCGCGACGACCGTGCCCGTCGACGGCGGCTGGCTGGAGATCGACACCGCCCACGACCGGGACATCTACGAGCACCTGCACACCGCCGGACAACTCACCGGCCTGTGCGACCTGGCCACCACCCTGCCCACCGACCAAGGAGACACCACCCATGCCTGA
- a CDS encoding NUDIX domain-containing protein, which produces MSRGTLTLLAARADGSVTIGPDDSPPTTTLTTGSNLDTAVHAMNDALRLDPGATLLAVADTTTQGLVHHVAWHGTLPASWNPPAPWRTVPFGEVLATLAPTVAGRLRAASRAGILGKRTVHLHDGLRPGARPTKSERTAAQFTWHARTPTAEEDERVRQVWGWLTDACGRVLVVVDRHGAPGLPGGCPEPGESRSATLARETLEEAAAHHGQPAVLGFQHVTEAGRAPYLQLRMTAPLLDVGPAAPDPDNGEIYQRVLVPAAQANLLLGWGPEGDAQAAAVASAFPRAHDCALRHVPEHGWMPEGACQAGSVS; this is translated from the coding sequence ATGAGCCGCGGCACCCTCACCCTGCTCGCGGCCCGGGCAGACGGCAGCGTCACCATCGGCCCCGATGACTCCCCGCCCACCACCACCCTGACAACCGGGAGCAATCTCGACACAGCCGTACACGCCATGAACGACGCCCTCCGTCTCGACCCCGGCGCCACGCTCCTGGCCGTCGCCGACACCACGACCCAAGGACTCGTTCATCACGTCGCGTGGCACGGGACTCTCCCAGCTTCCTGGAACCCGCCTGCCCCGTGGCGGACGGTCCCCTTCGGCGAGGTCCTGGCGACGCTTGCTCCCACGGTCGCCGGGCGGCTGAGGGCAGCGAGCCGCGCCGGCATCCTCGGCAAGAGGACTGTGCATCTCCACGACGGCCTTCGTCCCGGCGCTCGGCCGACCAAGTCCGAACGCACGGCCGCCCAGTTCACCTGGCACGCCCGAACACCCACCGCCGAGGAGGACGAGCGGGTGCGGCAGGTGTGGGGGTGGCTGACCGACGCGTGCGGCAGGGTCCTGGTCGTCGTCGACCGCCACGGCGCCCCCGGTCTGCCCGGCGGCTGTCCCGAGCCCGGCGAGAGCCGGTCCGCCACTCTGGCCCGGGAGACCCTGGAGGAAGCCGCCGCCCACCACGGACAGCCTGCCGTCCTCGGCTTCCAGCACGTCACCGAGGCCGGGCGCGCACCGTACCTGCAACTGCGGATGACCGCGCCGCTCCTGGACGTCGGGCCCGCCGCACCCGATCCGGACAACGGGGAGATCTACCAGCGCGTCCTTGTCCCCGCCGCCCAGGCAAACCTGCTGCTCGGCTGGGGCCCGGAAGGCGACGCCCAAGCCGCCGCCGTCGCCTCGGCGTTCCCGCGGGCACACGACTGCGCCCTCCGGCACGTCCCCGAACACGGGTGGATGCCGGAGGGCGCATGCCAGGCGGGAAGCGTCAGCTGA
- a CDS encoding UDP-N-acetylmuramate--L-alanine ligase — MPDAPKPLAGRRLHFIGIGGCGMSGLALVARELGAHVTGSDAKKTIYTESLVRNGVGGVVVGHDPANVPDAPAEVVFSGAVRSDNVERVEARRRGLRELHRSVLLTEFTALHETIAVGGAHGKSSTAALLAHVLTTCGQDPSYVVGALLRPPGVHAAAGTGGTLVIEADESDRSLLSYRVNTAVVTNVDLDHVGDTGAYQDITDVAKVLGEFATSAKTAIVSAQAAEHLGPFVTGMTLVRPELVDGEPMRFRLHGEDYEVNQPGEHQLHNAALVVEVALTRGCVPEEIRAALLTFPGLARRFELRGRTAGGARVYDDYAHHPAEVAAALAAARQVAGEGRVLAVFQPHLFSRTEQFQAQFLDALAAADLAWVEPVYPAREIPEEWTHVAEQLVADVAGRAPQTRMSPGRADLVRLLLDEAADADVVMLIGAGDVNASAEALIS, encoded by the coding sequence ATGCCAGATGCCCCTAAGCCTTTAGCCGGTCGTCGTCTTCACTTCATCGGAATCGGGGGCTGCGGTATGTCCGGACTGGCCCTTGTGGCCCGGGAGTTGGGCGCGCACGTCACCGGCAGCGACGCCAAGAAGACGATCTACACCGAGTCCCTGGTCCGGAACGGCGTGGGCGGTGTGGTCGTCGGCCACGACCCAGCGAACGTCCCCGATGCCCCGGCCGAGGTCGTGTTCTCCGGCGCGGTACGGTCCGACAACGTCGAGCGGGTGGAGGCCCGCCGTCGGGGCTTGAGGGAGCTGCACCGCTCCGTGTTGCTGACCGAGTTCACGGCGCTGCACGAGACGATCGCGGTCGGTGGCGCGCACGGCAAGTCGTCCACCGCCGCGCTCCTCGCGCACGTTCTGACCACCTGCGGGCAGGATCCGAGCTACGTGGTGGGCGCGCTGCTGCGTCCGCCGGGGGTGCACGCGGCGGCCGGCACGGGCGGCACGCTGGTGATCGAGGCGGATGAGTCCGACAGGAGCCTGCTGAGCTACCGCGTGAACACCGCGGTCGTCACCAATGTCGACCTCGATCATGTCGGGGACACCGGCGCCTACCAGGACATCACCGACGTCGCGAAGGTGCTGGGAGAGTTCGCCACCAGCGCGAAGACCGCGATCGTCTCCGCCCAGGCCGCCGAGCACCTTGGGCCGTTCGTGACCGGGATGACCCTCGTGCGGCCGGAGCTGGTCGACGGTGAGCCGATGCGGTTCCGCCTCCACGGCGAGGACTACGAGGTCAACCAGCCGGGTGAACACCAGCTTCACAACGCCGCTCTGGTCGTAGAGGTCGCCCTCACCCGGGGGTGTGTACCCGAGGAGATCCGGGCGGCGCTGCTGACCTTCCCCGGGCTGGCGCGGCGGTTCGAGCTGCGCGGCCGGACTGCGGGGGGTGCGCGGGTGTACGACGACTACGCCCACCATCCCGCTGAGGTGGCGGCGGCGCTGGCCGCGGCCCGGCAGGTCGCGGGTGAGGGCCGGGTTCTGGCGGTGTTCCAGCCGCACCTGTTCTCCCGGACCGAGCAGTTCCAGGCCCAGTTCCTTGACGCGCTGGCCGCAGCGGACCTCGCATGGGTCGAGCCGGTTTACCCGGCCCGGGAGATCCCCGAGGAGTGGACGCACGTCGCCGAACAGCTCGTTGCCGACGTCGCCGGCCGGGCGCCGCAGACGCGGATGTCGCCCGGCCGGGCGGACCTCGTCCGGCTGCTGCTGGACGAGGCCGCCGACGCCGACGTGGTGATGCTGATCGGCGCCGGCGACGTCAACGCCTCCGCCGAGGCCCTGATCAGCTGA
- a CDS encoding histidine phosphatase family protein, whose translation MLFLVRHAESIENATKYTGFYEDPRPWTGPAAHALSRDVVGLTPRGFLQCLWLRKTLRDLAGPDPAVRTSQYRRARDTAALALPGLPLEVTELLNEQHYGAATYMTKRELYATYPEGAEDRQTRKHLWTPPGDDGESLASGVLRRATAFIDGLHTAPATDVVAFTHHTAILALRAVLERRPVTELVDEARARKTPNAAVLLYEQVDGLFHARGTAEPDC comes from the coding sequence ATGCTCTTCCTCGTTCGCCACGCCGAATCCATCGAGAACGCCACCAAGTACACCGGCTTCTACGAGGATCCCCGTCCGTGGACCGGGCCGGCCGCGCATGCGCTGTCCCGGGACGTTGTCGGCCTGACGCCCCGTGGCTTCCTCCAGTGCCTGTGGCTGCGCAAGACGCTGCGGGACCTGGCCGGACCCGACCCGGCGGTCCGCACTTCGCAGTACCGCCGCGCCCGGGACACCGCCGCGCTTGCTCTGCCCGGCCTGCCCCTTGAGGTGACCGAACTCCTCAACGAGCAGCACTACGGCGCGGCCACCTACATGACCAAACGAGAGCTGTATGCCACCTATCCCGAGGGGGCGGAGGACCGACAGACCCGCAAGCACCTGTGGACGCCCCCCGGCGATGACGGAGAGTCCCTCGCCTCCGGAGTCCTGCGGCGGGCCACGGCGTTCATCGACGGCCTGCACACCGCGCCCGCGACGGATGTCGTGGCGTTCACGCACCACACCGCGATCCTCGCGCTGCGCGCAGTCCTGGAGCGCCGGCCGGTGACCGAACTGGTCGACGAAGCCCGTGCGCGCAAGACACCCAACGCCGCCGTCCTGCTCTACGAACAGGTCGACGGCCTGTTCCACGCCCGCGGCACCGCCGAACCGGACTGCTGA